The proteins below come from a single Gammaproteobacteria bacterium genomic window:
- a CDS encoding SoxR reducing system RseC family protein has protein sequence MSLLEERALVLEVSGDQAWLRCERQAACARCAEGKGCGSGLFSRLLGDRLEAVPVHNALQVEPGDVVMLGLEPAAVENAAWLVYGLPLLGLLLGALAGQAAGTGDLPAVIGAILGGALGLIVVRRLAGRLAADPRYQAVMLRKLRADEPCPSGQESGQ, from the coding sequence ATGTCCTTGCTTGAAGAACGTGCCCTGGTCCTGGAGGTTTCCGGTGACCAGGCCTGGCTGCGTTGCGAACGCCAGGCTGCTTGCGCACGTTGTGCGGAAGGCAAGGGCTGTGGCAGCGGGCTTTTCTCGCGCTTGCTGGGTGATCGCCTGGAAGCGGTTCCGGTTCACAATGCGCTGCAGGTCGAGCCTGGCGATGTCGTGATGCTGGGCCTGGAACCGGCCGCAGTCGAGAATGCCGCGTGGCTCGTTTACGGCCTGCCGTTGCTCGGCTTGCTGCTCGGTGCGCTTGCGGGGCAGGCCGCCGGTACTGGCGACCTGCCTGCCGTGATCGGCGCAATACTTGGCGGCGCGCTGGGGCTCATCGTGGTCCGGCGCCTGGCAGGACGACTGGCAGCCGATCCGCGCTACCAGGCTGTCATGCTCCGCAAACTGAGGGCTGATGAGCCTTGCCCGTCCGGGCAGGAGTCAGGACAATAG
- a CDS encoding MucB/RseB C-terminal domain-containing protein: MTTGFIDKLIGRAGLLFASGLLAFGMSLPLQARFGDEAVDWLNQMATAMKTVSYKGTFVYIHDDQAETMQVFHRVDDGQIRERLVSLNGSAREVIRDADSVRCYLPDDKTVFVEKRHEGSVLARGVPLNAAEVGDYYDFELHGSSRIAGRMARLIAIVPKDGLRYGYKIWLDKETALPLRSELLGDSDQLIEKMMFTEIEIGVSIPDDRLEATVDAAGFTWLSRGNQEDVAVQSPLSFSELPAGFEVTQEEARGDAGKAYHVVISDGLASVSVFAEPYTEGTPALDGLSRLGAVSAYGARLGDHQVTVVGEVPEAAVTAIGKAARIR; the protein is encoded by the coding sequence GTGACTACCGGCTTTATTGACAAGCTGATCGGACGGGCCGGGCTGCTGTTTGCATCCGGTCTGCTGGCTTTCGGCATGAGCCTGCCCTTGCAGGCCCGCTTCGGTGACGAGGCCGTCGACTGGCTGAACCAGATGGCAACCGCCATGAAAACCGTCAGCTACAAGGGCACCTTCGTTTACATCCATGATGACCAGGCAGAAACCATGCAGGTATTCCACCGCGTGGATGACGGGCAGATTCGCGAACGCCTGGTTTCCCTGAACGGTTCCGCACGGGAAGTCATTCGTGATGCAGACAGCGTGCGCTGCTACCTGCCGGACGACAAGACCGTGTTCGTGGAAAAGCGCCACGAGGGCAGCGTGCTGGCTCGTGGCGTGCCATTGAATGCCGCCGAAGTGGGTGATTACTACGATTTCGAATTGCATGGGAGCAGTCGCATTGCCGGCCGCATGGCCCGGTTGATAGCGATCGTGCCGAAAGACGGTCTCCGCTATGGCTACAAGATATGGCTCGACAAGGAGACAGCGCTGCCGTTGCGTTCCGAGTTGCTCGGCGATTCCGACCAGTTGATCGAGAAGATGATGTTCACCGAAATCGAGATTGGTGTCAGCATCCCCGATGACAGGCTCGAGGCAACGGTCGACGCGGCTGGTTTCACCTGGCTGAGCCGTGGCAACCAGGAAGATGTTGCTGTCCAGTCGCCGCTGAGTTTCAGCGAGCTGCCGGCAGGTTTCGAGGTGACGCAGGAAGAGGCCCGCGGTGACGCCGGCAAGGCCTATCATGTCGTCATCAGTGATGGCCTGGCATCGGTTTCCGTTTTTGCGGAGCCTTACACTGAAGGCACACCGGCCCTGGACGGCCTGTCCCGGCTCGGTGCTGTCAGTGCCTACGGGGCTCGCCTGGGTGATCACCAGGTGACCGTTGTCGGCGAAGTCCCCGAGGCGGCCGTGACCGCGATTGGCAAAGCCGCGCGCATCCGCTGA